The Luteolibacter arcticus genome has a segment encoding these proteins:
- a CDS encoding cupin domain-containing protein, which translates to MRLESGMEIRALDQQPPFTTKDGSTIRSILDSANAPVKNQSLAEATIPAGGATQRHWHKDSEEFYFLLEGRGRMEIDGESREVGPGDAILIPAGAWHQITATEPLRFLCCCAPPYRNEDTYFE; encoded by the coding sequence TTGAGACTGGAATCCGGCATGGAGATCCGTGCGCTCGACCAGCAACCCCCATTCACCACCAAGGACGGCTCGACCATCCGCAGCATTCTCGATTCGGCCAATGCCCCGGTGAAGAACCAGAGCCTGGCGGAGGCGACCATCCCCGCCGGCGGTGCAACCCAGCGGCATTGGCATAAGGACAGCGAGGAATTCTACTTCCTGCTGGAAGGCCGCGGGAGGATGGAGATCGACGGTGAATCGCGCGAGGTCGGCCCCGGCGATGCGATCCTGATCCCGGCCGGGGCGTGGCACCAGATCACCGCCACCGAGCCCCTGCGTTTTCTGTGCTGCTGCGCGCCGCCCTACCGGAATGAGGATACTTATTTCGAGTAA
- a CDS encoding sigma-54-dependent transcriptional regulator, with product MSLSREDQANLLIVDDDETIQRLLVIAAKDHGWRPRTAGSGMAALEALDDGIEAVVLDHGLPDIDGLQTLERLRQARPDLPVIMLTGLNDAETAVRALRAGAGDYLTKPFELKRLFDLLRQIRQDRREPVVATVAGNVPKLGPSTGGGLRSANTRVRELLRRMEKAASLDTTILLTGESGTGKTYFAREIHRLSPRAAEDFIPVSCPALPRELLESELFGHEKGSFTGATATRAGRFEQASKGTLFLDEIGDLPAELQPKLLTVLQDREFFRVGGNKILRTNARVIAATNVDLHAKVADGSFREDLYYRLNIIELPIPPLRERKDDLPGLTAAILGRIAGRRGSAGWTLSPNASEALAAYDWPGNIRQLENVLERATAFTERSELSEKDLVTLLEARRDGPSAAAKVRTLHELERETFLEAYRRTGGNKARTARELGVSERTVYNLLERHGLK from the coding sequence ATGTCCCTGAGCCGAGAAGACCAAGCCAACCTCCTGATCGTCGACGACGACGAAACGATCCAGCGTTTGCTGGTGATCGCCGCGAAGGATCACGGCTGGCGGCCACGGACGGCGGGCAGCGGAATGGCGGCCTTGGAAGCATTGGACGACGGCATCGAGGCCGTGGTGCTCGACCATGGACTGCCGGACATTGACGGGCTGCAGACCTTGGAGCGGCTGCGCCAGGCCCGCCCGGACCTGCCAGTCATCATGCTAACCGGCCTCAACGACGCGGAAACCGCGGTGCGGGCCCTCCGCGCGGGAGCCGGCGACTACTTGACCAAGCCCTTCGAGCTGAAGCGCTTGTTCGACCTGCTGCGGCAGATCCGCCAGGACCGCCGCGAGCCCGTGGTGGCGACGGTGGCGGGAAACGTGCCGAAGCTGGGACCCTCCACGGGCGGCGGCCTGCGCAGTGCGAATACACGCGTCCGCGAACTGCTGCGCCGCATGGAAAAGGCCGCCTCGCTGGACACCACCATCCTTCTCACCGGGGAAAGCGGCACTGGCAAAACCTACTTCGCCCGCGAGATCCACCGCCTCAGCCCCCGTGCCGCGGAGGATTTCATCCCGGTGAGCTGCCCTGCCCTGCCGCGGGAGCTGTTGGAGTCGGAGCTTTTCGGCCACGAAAAAGGATCCTTCACCGGGGCGACGGCCACCCGCGCCGGGCGATTCGAGCAGGCCTCCAAGGGCACGCTTTTCCTCGACGAGATCGGCGATCTTCCCGCCGAACTTCAGCCGAAACTCCTCACCGTCCTCCAGGACCGGGAATTCTTCCGCGTGGGCGGCAACAAGATCCTGCGCACCAATGCCCGCGTCATCGCCGCCACCAACGTGGACCTCCACGCCAAGGTCGCCGACGGCAGCTTCCGCGAGGATCTCTACTACCGACTGAATATCATCGAATTGCCCATCCCGCCGCTGCGCGAGCGCAAGGACGACCTGCCCGGTCTGACCGCCGCCATCCTCGGGCGCATCGCGGGACGTCGCGGCAGCGCTGGCTGGACCCTGTCCCCCAACGCCAGCGAAGCCCTCGCCGCCTACGATTGGCCCGGCAATATCCGCCAGCTTGAGAACGTGCTCGAGCGGGCGACCGCATTCACCGAGCGCAGTGAGTTAAGTGAAAAGGACTTGGTGACGCTGCTGGAGGCGCGCCGCGACGGGCCGTCTGCCGCCGCCAAAGTTAGGACGCTCCACGAACTCGAGCGGGAAACTTTCCTCGAAGCCTACCGGCGCACCGGCGGCAACAAAGCCCGCACGGCTCGCGAACTCGGTGTCTCGGAGCGCACCGTTTACAATCTCTTGGAACGCCACGGATTGAAGTAA
- a CDS encoding septal ring lytic transglycosylase RlpA family protein produces MTRNLKSVALAIAGALMLPSCSTQATASNRSSGPTEWKVSSVQTGKASWYGVHCNGGTRTASGERLSNLAATAAHKTLPMGTQVRVTNLSNGMSEVVRINDRGPYTKGRVIDVTEGVAQRLGFRSRGIVPVKVEVLKMSDN; encoded by the coding sequence ATGACCCGGAACCTAAAGTCCGTGGCCCTGGCCATCGCCGGAGCCCTAATGCTACCATCCTGCTCCACGCAGGCAACCGCGTCGAACCGCTCCTCCGGTCCGACGGAATGGAAAGTCTCGTCCGTGCAAACGGGCAAGGCTTCCTGGTATGGTGTCCACTGTAATGGTGGCACCCGAACCGCCAGCGGCGAGCGTCTCAGCAATCTTGCTGCGACCGCCGCGCACAAGACCCTGCCGATGGGCACGCAAGTCCGCGTGACCAACCTGTCCAACGGCATGTCTGAGGTGGTCCGTATCAATGATCGCGGCCCTTACACCAAGGGTCGAGTGATCGACGTCACTGAAGGAGTCGCTCAGCGCCTCGGCTTTCGTTCGCGCGGCATCGTGCCCGTGAAGGTCGAGGTGCTGAAAATGTCAGACAACTGA
- a CDS encoding PAS domain S-box protein has translation MSQLPTDHRRECTPRPWQEAFWAGHAEALELILSGQPLQAVLEHIARRIQEMSDDGALCSIYLADEERTTLTLAAAPGLPEEFTAAARQLPIKDGSGSCGTAAARGETVLIEDITIHPNWISARELVIRHGLKACWSVPVFSVNGKVLGIMGIYYRENRLPLPDELVRAESAAKLVALAIERGRAAEKSRQDETLLKIAGRNARFGGWTVDMPEMRITWSDEVRAIHEAAPDYEPTAPEAFDFYEETSRKRLLEVFDRCGTVGTPFDEELEFVTAKGRRVWVRASGEAVRDAGGTIRRIQGAFQDISTRKASEQRAQQLAERLTATLESITDAFFTLNRQWQFTYLNTEAEGILRRERDELLGKIIWEEFPNVCGSTVEDTYRQAMEKGRPSVLDEFFYQPFGQWFEIRAFPSEEGLAVYFRNVTARRQSREQLRLLEASVARINDLVIITNSGIWDEPEPRILFVNDAFTRTTGYSREEALGRSPRFLQGPRTQRAELDRIRIALMRGEPVRAELINYKKSGEELWLEVDIVPVSGTDGGPAYQVGVMRDATERKRVEDDARATEERYVRQRNALIALTDLPPLATDDGESAFHRITEVHARALGVSRVSIWRYNADHTAIHCVDLYELETHRHSSGMVLTSATCPAYFRAMDEMDVIAADDALSDPRTCEFASSYLVPLGISSMLDAPIHLGGGIEGVMCSEHVGPPRTWTGDEKTFAAAVGNLVSLSLEGSERQRAEEAARETRKRFEVVARATNDAVWDWDFATNEIWWNEGFETLFGFKRSEIERSAESWYHRIHPEDVRRVLPGIRRTIAEGEEHWSDEYRFLRADGRYAYVLDRGFVIRDDNGRALRMVGGMTDLTARKQSEQDLARLNRALQMLSACNEAVTRATGEHHLLEEICRLAVNTGGYRMAWVGYARDDAKRSIDPIAWAGVEDGYLEKISLSWDEECSTGRGPAGQTIRSGETVVCRDITRDTASFHWLDDAIARGYRGVICLPLRDGDRVFGLLTLYSPDALQAADDELGLLQQLADDLAFGIGTLRSRQEMRRTEEVVLKVAQAVSSGTGTEFFDLLTLNMVEALGAHGGLIGRLNSADLSITTLSFVLAGKLEENVTYGLTGTPCENVSEGKVCVFDRGVQEIFPEDHLLVVFGIHAYAGIPLRHRDGTVAGIMVVFFNAPLEETALVQSTLQIFATRASAELDRQVTDQRIREQASLLDQARDAILVRELDHRITYWNKSAERLYGWTAEEALGRSVEALIYRDPQDFHAACQTVVATGEWLGELQQFARDGREITVEGRWTLLYDSAGQPRNILAINTDITEHRQLQQQFLRAQRLESIGTLAGGIAHDLNNVLAPISMSIELLHSEVTSERGRELLATLAGSARRGADMVSQVLSFARGMEGRRVEIHARRLVGDVESIVRDTFPKDVTLDIRVPRSLWTLQGDPTQLHQVLINLCVNARDAMPQGGRISISAENLDVDPREAAREPGAKPGPYVRISVEDSGSGIPPQHLEKIFEPFFTTKEVGKGTGLGLPTSLAIIKGHGGFLRAASPVGRGARFDLFLPGLPGTGDTAPDHGDTPLPRGDGETVLIADDEEFIRRVTGRTLESFGYKILLAANGNEAVELYRQHHSGISVVITDMMMPGLDGASVIRALAAIDGGVKIIASSGVTGHDARAREAGDCVRHFLPKPCSAETLLKVLKRVISDP, from the coding sequence ATGAGCCAACTTCCGACCGACCACCGCCGCGAATGCACGCCACGCCCTTGGCAGGAGGCGTTCTGGGCTGGTCATGCGGAGGCATTGGAACTGATCCTCTCCGGCCAGCCGCTCCAAGCGGTACTGGAACACATCGCGCGGCGCATCCAGGAGATGTCGGACGATGGGGCGCTGTGCTCGATCTACCTGGCAGACGAGGAACGCACGACCTTGACGCTGGCTGCGGCCCCGGGACTACCGGAGGAATTCACCGCAGCGGCCCGGCAACTGCCGATCAAGGATGGCTCCGGCTCCTGCGGCACGGCCGCAGCGCGCGGCGAAACCGTGCTGATCGAGGACATCACGATCCATCCCAACTGGATCTCGGCTCGGGAGCTGGTGATCCGGCACGGCCTGAAGGCGTGCTGGTCGGTGCCGGTCTTTTCCGTGAACGGAAAGGTGCTGGGGATCATGGGAATCTACTACCGCGAGAACCGCTTGCCGCTGCCAGACGAATTGGTCCGTGCCGAGTCGGCGGCGAAGCTAGTGGCACTGGCGATCGAGCGTGGACGGGCGGCCGAAAAATCGCGCCAGGACGAAACCTTGCTGAAGATCGCCGGCCGCAATGCGCGATTCGGCGGCTGGACGGTGGACATGCCGGAAATGCGGATCACTTGGTCGGATGAAGTCCGGGCCATCCATGAGGCAGCTCCCGACTACGAACCGACGGCACCCGAGGCCTTCGACTTCTACGAAGAAACGTCGCGCAAACGCTTGCTCGAGGTCTTCGACCGCTGCGGAACGGTGGGCACGCCATTCGATGAAGAACTGGAATTCGTGACCGCCAAGGGCCGCCGGGTCTGGGTGCGGGCCAGTGGCGAAGCCGTACGCGACGCCGGCGGGACAATCCGCAGGATCCAGGGCGCCTTTCAGGACATTTCCACGAGGAAAGCATCCGAGCAGCGGGCACAGCAACTGGCCGAGCGATTGACCGCGACGCTGGAAAGCATCACCGATGCCTTTTTCACGCTGAACCGCCAATGGCAGTTCACCTACCTGAACACGGAGGCCGAAGGCATTCTGCGGCGGGAGCGCGACGAACTGTTAGGGAAGATCATTTGGGAAGAGTTCCCGAACGTCTGCGGCAGCACCGTGGAAGACACCTACCGGCAGGCGATGGAGAAGGGCCGGCCAAGCGTGCTGGACGAGTTCTTCTACCAGCCCTTCGGCCAGTGGTTCGAAATCCGCGCCTTCCCCTCGGAGGAAGGGCTGGCGGTATACTTCCGCAACGTGACGGCACGGCGGCAGTCGCGCGAACAACTGCGGTTGTTAGAAGCCAGTGTGGCACGGATCAACGATCTGGTGATCATCACCAACTCGGGCATTTGGGATGAACCGGAGCCGCGGATCCTTTTCGTCAACGACGCCTTCACCCGCACGACCGGCTACTCCCGCGAGGAGGCCTTGGGCAGATCACCGCGTTTCCTCCAGGGACCGCGGACCCAACGCGCGGAACTCGACCGGATCCGCATCGCCTTGATGCGCGGCGAGCCCGTGCGGGCGGAGCTGATCAACTACAAGAAGAGCGGCGAAGAACTTTGGCTGGAGGTGGACATTGTCCCCGTGAGCGGCACGGACGGCGGTCCCGCCTATCAGGTCGGGGTGATGCGCGACGCCACGGAGCGCAAGCGGGTGGAAGACGATGCGCGCGCCACCGAAGAACGCTACGTCCGGCAGCGCAATGCCCTCATCGCGCTGACCGACCTGCCGCCCTTGGCGACCGATGATGGGGAGAGCGCCTTTCACCGCATCACCGAGGTCCATGCCCGCGCGCTGGGCGTCTCGAGGGTCAGCATCTGGCGCTACAACGCGGACCATACGGCCATCCACTGCGTGGATCTCTACGAACTGGAAACCCACCGCCACAGCAGCGGCATGGTGCTGACCTCCGCGACCTGCCCGGCGTACTTCCGGGCGATGGATGAAATGGATGTGATCGCCGCGGACGACGCGTTGAGCGATCCGCGCACTTGCGAGTTTGCCTCCAGCTACCTGGTTCCGCTGGGGATCTCATCGATGCTCGACGCGCCGATCCATCTGGGCGGCGGCATTGAGGGCGTGATGTGCAGCGAGCACGTGGGACCGCCGCGGACATGGACCGGCGATGAAAAGACCTTCGCCGCCGCGGTGGGAAATCTTGTCTCCCTCTCACTGGAAGGCAGCGAGCGCCAACGGGCCGAGGAAGCCGCTCGCGAAACCCGCAAGCGTTTCGAGGTGGTGGCCCGTGCGACCAATGACGCCGTCTGGGACTGGGACTTCGCCACGAACGAGATCTGGTGGAACGAGGGATTCGAAACCCTGTTCGGTTTCAAGCGCAGCGAGATCGAGCGCTCCGCCGAGTCATGGTATCATCGCATTCATCCGGAAGATGTTCGCCGCGTGCTGCCCGGCATCCGCCGCACCATCGCGGAGGGGGAAGAGCATTGGTCCGACGAATATCGCTTCCTCCGCGCCGACGGGCGCTACGCCTACGTGCTCGACCGCGGGTTCGTGATCCGCGACGACAACGGCCGCGCGCTCCGGATGGTCGGCGGCATGACCGACCTGACAGCGCGCAAGCAATCGGAACAGGATTTGGCCCGCCTCAACCGCGCGCTGCAAATGCTGAGCGCCTGCAACGAGGCGGTCACCCGCGCCACCGGCGAGCACCACTTGCTGGAAGAGATTTGCCGGCTCGCAGTCAACACCGGCGGCTATCGGATGGCATGGGTGGGCTATGCTCGCGACGACGCGAAACGCAGCATCGACCCGATCGCTTGGGCGGGCGTGGAAGACGGCTACTTGGAAAAGATCAGCCTCTCTTGGGACGAAGAGTGCTCCACGGGACGCGGACCGGCCGGCCAGACCATCCGCAGTGGCGAGACCGTCGTATGCCGTGACATCACCAGGGACACCGCATCGTTCCACTGGCTGGACGATGCAATCGCCCGCGGTTACCGCGGTGTGATTTGCCTGCCTTTGCGCGATGGCGACCGGGTTTTCGGTTTGCTCACCCTTTACTCGCCGGACGCTCTTCAAGCGGCCGACGACGAGCTCGGCCTGCTGCAACAACTGGCAGACGACCTTGCCTTCGGCATCGGCACGCTGCGCTCGCGGCAGGAAATGCGCCGCACCGAGGAAGTGGTGCTGAAAGTGGCCCAGGCGGTTTCTTCCGGCACCGGCACCGAGTTCTTCGACCTGCTGACCTTGAACATGGTCGAGGCGCTGGGAGCACACGGAGGCTTGATCGGCCGGTTGAATTCCGCCGACCTCTCGATCACCACGCTGTCCTTCGTGTTGGCAGGCAAGCTGGAGGAAAACGTCACCTACGGACTGACCGGCACCCCGTGCGAGAATGTCAGCGAGGGAAAGGTCTGCGTCTTCGACCGCGGCGTGCAGGAGATTTTTCCGGAGGACCACTTGCTGGTCGTCTTCGGCATCCACGCCTATGCGGGCATTCCCTTGCGGCATCGCGATGGCACGGTGGCGGGCATCATGGTGGTGTTCTTCAACGCGCCGTTGGAAGAGACGGCGCTGGTGCAGTCCACGCTCCAGATCTTCGCCACCCGCGCCTCCGCGGAACTTGACAGGCAGGTGACCGACCAGCGCATTCGCGAGCAGGCCTCGCTGCTCGACCAAGCTCGCGACGCCATCCTTGTCCGCGAGTTGGACCACCGCATCACCTACTGGAATAAGAGCGCCGAGCGTCTCTACGGCTGGACCGCGGAGGAAGCCCTCGGCCGCTCGGTGGAAGCGTTGATCTATCGGGATCCGCAGGATTTTCACGCCGCCTGCCAGACGGTGGTGGCTACCGGCGAGTGGCTGGGCGAACTCCAGCAATTCGCGCGGGACGGTCGCGAGATCACCGTGGAAGGACGCTGGACTCTTCTCTACGACTCCGCGGGACAGCCTCGCAATATCCTCGCGATCAATACCGACATCACCGAGCACCGCCAGCTCCAGCAGCAGTTCCTGCGCGCGCAGCGGCTGGAAAGCATCGGCACGCTCGCCGGTGGCATCGCTCACGATCTCAACAACGTGCTCGCGCCGATCAGCATGTCGATCGAGTTGCTCCACTCCGAAGTGACCTCGGAACGTGGCCGCGAGCTGCTGGCGACGCTGGCGGGAAGCGCCCGTCGCGGCGCGGACATGGTCAGCCAGGTGCTGTCGTTCGCCCGCGGCATGGAAGGCCGCCGGGTGGAGATCCACGCCCGCCGTCTGGTCGGCGACGTGGAGAGCATCGTCCGCGACACCTTCCCGAAGGACGTCACCCTCGACATTCGCGTGCCCCGCAGCCTGTGGACGCTTCAAGGCGACCCGACCCAGCTCCACCAGGTGCTCATCAACCTCTGCGTGAATGCCCGCGACGCGATGCCCCAAGGAGGGCGGATTTCCATCAGCGCGGAAAACCTCGACGTGGATCCCCGCGAGGCGGCCCGCGAGCCTGGGGCCAAGCCCGGCCCCTACGTGAGGATCAGCGTGGAAGACAGCGGCTCCGGCATTCCGCCGCAGCATCTCGAAAAGATCTTCGAGCCGTTCTTCACCACCAAGGAGGTCGGCAAGGGCACCGGGCTCGGATTGCCGACGTCGCTGGCCATCATCAAGGGCCACGGTGGCTTCCTCCGCGCGGCCAGTCCCGTCGGGCGAGGGGCTCGCTTCGACCTGTTCTTGCCCGGCCTGCCGGGAACGGGTGACACCGCGCCCGACCACGGCGACACCCCCCTCCCCCGCGGCGACGGCGAAACCGTCCTCATCGCAGACGATGAAGAGTTCATCCGTCGCGTCACCGGCCGGACGCTCGAGTCCTTTGGCTACAAGATCCTGCTCGCCGCCAACGGCAACGAGGCGGTCGAGCTCTACCGCCAGCATCACTCCGGCATCTCGGTGGTGATCACCGACATGATGATGCCCGGCTTGGATGGAGCCTCGGTGATCCGCGCGCTGGCGGCCATCGATGGCGGCGTGAAAATCATCGCCTCCAGCGGCGTGACCGGCCACGACGCCCGTGCCCGCGAGGCCGGTGATTGTGTCCGCCACTTCCTGCCCAAGCCATGCAGCGCCGAAACTCTGCTGAAAGTGCTCAAACGAGTTATTTCCGATCCGTAA